In Argopecten irradians isolate NY chromosome 11, Ai_NY, whole genome shotgun sequence, one DNA window encodes the following:
- the LOC138335367 gene encoding putative uncharacterized protein DDB_G0282281 gives MMFQAVLFVCLCGIAVNEAFSVNSKLDALKKLKEAADSGNPDDFLKHISDLKRRTSDENSGSNNDSQAKRFFNGGYNGGNWNNGWNMNWNNNWNNGWNNGWNRPWNNGMNMGWNNFNNGWNYGNGWNNGWNMDWYRNFNRDNSYGASFHEMDRYYRYMPKFMYYLQDYVMMQNIFIEYHANRYILENQFGDDSNMYNMEDNMRKMFQMSRNMYQTASEFSGMDQNGGNRGEFNNFNNGDWNNQEGNNDFNDYKK, from the exons ATGATGTTCCAAGCAGTCCTCTTTGTCTGCCTGTGTGGTATCGCTGTCAATGAAGCATTCAGCGTTAACAGCAAACTCGACGCTTTAAAGAAGTTAAAG GAGGCCGCCGATAGTGGCAATCCTGATGACTTCCTGAAGCATATCAGTGACTTGAAGAGACGCACCAGCGACGAAAACAGCGGAAGCAATAATGACTCTCAAGCCAAACGCTTCTTTAATGGTGGATACAATGGCGGTAACTGGAACAACGGCTGGAACATGAACTGGAACAACAACTGGAACAATGGCTGGAACAACGGCTGGAACAGACCATGGAACAATGGCATGAACATGGGATGGAACAACTTTAACAACGGATGGAACTACGGAAACGGATGGAACAACGGATGGAACATGGACTGGTACCGTAACTTCAACAGGGACAACAGCTATGGAGCTTCCTTCCACGAGATGGATAGATACTACAGATACATGCCTAAATTCATGTACTACCTTCAAG ATTACGTCATGATGCAGAACATCTTCATTG agtATCACGCCAACCGCTACATTCTAG AAAACCAGTTCGGTGATGACAGCAACATGTACAACATGGAAGACAACATGC GCAAGATGTTCCAGATGTCCCGTAACATGTACCAGACTGCTAGCG AATTCAGCGGCATGGACCAGAATGGCGGCAATCGTG GTGAATTCAACAACTTTAACAACGGCGATTGGAATAATCAAGAGGGAAATAATG ACTTCAACGACTACAAGAAGTAG